The window TGAGGGTGCCGAAGAACAGTGACACGGCGATGAGGTGGGAGGCACAGGTAGAGAAGGTCTTGACCCGACCCTCAGCAGAGCGGATCTGCATGATGGCCACGATGATAAACAGGTAAGACACCGAGATCACCACTATACAAGCAGGCATAACGAAAATGGCAAACGCAATAATCACCACCTCCTGAGTGAAGCTTTCCCCGCAAGTGAGTTTTAACAGAGGAGGGAGGTCACAGAAAATAAAGTCAATCTCATTGTTCCCACAAAAAGAAAGCGTGAAGGCTGTGACCGTTCGCACAAAGGCACTGGCAAAACCAGCCGCGTAAGCCCCCACCACTAAGCTCCAGAGGGCCTTCTGCGTCATGATGCTGCCATAAAGCAGGGGTTGGCACACGGCCACATAGCGGTCATAGGCCATGATTGCCAGGAGGTAGCAGTCAATGGACGCAAAGAAGGTGAAAAGGAAGAACTGAGCTGCACAGCGAGCTTGCGAGATGACTGAGCCATGATCCAGCAGCACAGCCAGCAACTGAGGGACGGTGACAGAGGAGTAGCACATGTCCACAAAGGAAAGGTGACcgaggaagaagtacatgggggTGTGGAGCCGACGATCTTTGAGGATCAGGATGGTCATTCCCACGTTCCCCAGCAGAGTCACAAAATAGAAGCTCAGAAATACCAGGAAGAGGGGCAGCCCCCGCTCAGGGTGTTCAGTGAATACAATAAGGAGGAACTCTGTCACCACGGTGTGATTCATCCCAGCCATCCATCCAGCAGTGGACTTGGGAGGGCTAAGACCAGAGTCAAATAGGGAAAAAGTTCCAAGTCCTTGCAAGGGATAGAGCTTTAAGTTGGGTGTCTTGACATGTAGGCACTGGGCTTCAACAAACGGCAGTCTAATGTGGAAGCAGACAAATATAGAGCTCACTATAACATAAGATAAAAAGTGATAAATGCTTCTGTTATACTAAAAATGGAGAGGCAGTGGTTCTCTTGACTTACCACGCAGTCCTTGTTTTGGCAACTTTGCCCTTAATTAGCTGTTTAATCTTACACAaggcacttaacctctctgaaccccaATTTCCTCTTCTGCCAGAACGGAATCATAACATCTGCCCTGCTTTATGAGATAAGGTTAATGCATAGATtaaaacagatgagaaaatgcTTTGGGAAGCCAAAGGCACTTCATATAGATacggtggctttttaaaaaatttaacgaACATTTTAAGGAAGGAAAATTTACATTCTATGAATAACAGAGCATGAaccccaaagagaaaaaaaaatccattagcAACCAGCAATGAGCTCTGCTTTGAagaatatttctattttcagtcTAGGAACATGAATGTTTAACAAACAGCTGTTATTCTAATTAGAGCTGGCTGGCTTatcaagggttttttgtttgttttgtggtttcTGAAATTACGAGCATTAACCttggaatcaaaagagaaaacacGAGCGCATTTTAGTACTTAACGAGGCTCCGTTCCCGTTGTCTGCCTGCTCTAAGTCTTAATAAAAGCGGTAGGGGGAGGATGCACGGCATATGAACTTGAAAGCGGAGACAGTTCTGGTGTTGTCTAAACATTGTTGGAGGAATCATGAATCTGTGGAGCCCCCATAGAGTTCTAGAACAggctgtaaaaattaaaaaaaaaaaaaggctgatcaTGTCTGATTACCTGATACAAACCGAAGTCAAGTCAATCCTGAGCTAACCCATCAGGGATGACAAAGAGATCATAAAAAAAGACCTGGAAGCCATGAGCTGGGCGTAAACTGCCCTCCCCTGAATTCCACTTCACTCGTGCTTTCCTCCTTTGTTTAACATTTCCTCCGTTGGAGGCCTGCTGATCCAGGGGAGACCAAGATTCTGGTTCACCCACAGTCGATGTGTGAGCCTGGGCAAGCCACTTTTCTTTTCTGGATTTTTATCCCTTTGTTCCCTTTCAATAAAGAGCAATGCAGCATGAGACCCTCATCATAGCACTCTTGTTGAGACGGGGTCGTTCCTTGAACTTCTATAGCCTCTTCTCACTTCACAGagtccctctctttcctctaacCCTTAACAAATCAAGACATCCCTGCCACCAGAGTCTcctgggatttatttttttaagactcagCCCTTGAGAGTAGGGCTAGGGAACCGGCCTCCTTCACTGAGCTTCTGATCCAGCACCAGACCTTGCTGGCCATGCTTCTTATATTAACTGCACCGGCTTCATGGACTAATTGGTTCCTGAGGTAAGTCTCCAAGGACTGGCAATTTATCTTCACAATTTGAGTTCCTAACAAGGCATCTAATACCTTTGAAATTTCTTTCATATCAAAGTCCCAAAGTTCCATCCCATGTCCGCCCAGCACTCAGCAGGGTCTGATGGGGCTGGTTCCTAGTTATACTTCATTCCTACCTTGTTCCAAAAGAAATTCATTTCTTTGAAGATTTCCTATATCTCACTTGGGAGTTTTGCCAAGTGTTTTGCACAATGGCACCCTTGCTGGCACAGTCTGATCTCAAAGGAAGGCTGTATTACTAGCATAAGTTTTCACTCCTCATTACTAAGACGCACTGTAATCGGTGACTCTGAAAGTTCACCATTTGGCAGACACATAATAATGCATGTGCAGGAGTCGAGATGACATGATGGAAAGGCAGGTGTGAACAAGTTCTGAACAGATTTCTACCAGGCAAACTGAGCAAATTCTTAATGGTGACCAACCTCTCCTCCAGAGCACTGGCTCTCAAACTTCAGTGTGTATAAGAATCACCAAGGAATTAATAGAAAATGTGAATACCATCAACCTACCCCCATAAATTCTGATGCAATGTGTCTGCCATGGGACAAGGCACCTAGATTAACGGTCATCCAGGTTGTTCTGACACAATCTTCAAAAATTGTATCtagtgtggacaaaaaaggggtcCCATGTTTAATCTGACAAgttcagggaaagcctgcatggtggtcctgcagactcagagacctaaagtagccacacaggatggtctgaaattaaaaatttctatataaaAGCAGTTCATGTGGGTAATCATGGCCTAGGAAGGTatctttctctaacaaaggtcaaagtTTACTTTAAtcgagcctgtctgttgtcttttgcagtTACAATAATGGACCCCATAATATGACCTGAAATGTATGAGTAATCTTTTCCTGCTTCCCTCGGGGCAGGcaccccaccagagcaggaaccaacaaaccccttcgttgttattgttatcatgttcattgttaactgttaactgtcATATTCCTGCCTACGTAAAAGAAGTTTCCgtttatacatttttactttttacccaatcccggagatttccccactttgctttcagCACCtctctaatctatcaccaatcaatttcatgcaACCCCCTtatgtctttccctttgattctaatgtaaaAATAACTggtgaaaccaccattttctggagcattttctcaatccgttgagattttgcttcccggtaattgtcaacagtttggttcaaataagctcataaaaattcctacaggtttggaaatttcttacTTTGACACTGGAGACGATGCCTTGGGAAGTGTTCTCAGAAGCTCTAACTCTGCTTGACAGtaaactaaaatattaaagatgTGTTCTTGAAGAACGTGATTTCTTCAAAGTCCCATCGGCACTGTCCTTCCTCACAGGAGATATGAGATAGGGTGGGTGTAATGGTTCTCtccattataaatttaaaaacctaaatataaagaGGGTATACAGTTACTTGGCAAAACAATGACTTGAGCTGAGTCAGTGCTCTGTTGACCAAGCCTATTCAGAGAATGACACAGGGACTCAAGATGAATGACCTGGTCTGGGAGTTCTGAAAACTTCCAGGCTCAGAGCGTAccctttaaacaataaaataagaacattaagtattttttaatcccCAGGTAATTAAAATGTGTAGCAACATTTGAGAACCACCACCAAAGGGCTCTTACCTTGCAAATTCTTGTTTTCCCTATCTATAGGTAGATAGTAGGTAATAGGTTTATTATTCTCATAAGTTTGGAAACCATACATACTACACCCCCACATGAAAAATCATGTTGTATGTCATCATTTCAAAGGATCTATAAAGTCTGTAAGTAAGAAACCTTGTCAACTCTCTTTAACCCTCCATTTTCAAGAAGATTTGACCACAGAACCTCTCTTTTACTGGAAGCAGATCAACACGCAGCAGGACTGGTGTCCCTAAGGAAGAATGCTGCTCAGGCAGCGTAGTCTAAGAAAGCTTAGCAGTTGACCAAGTGCCAAACAGCAAAGCACTAATCATCCCAAGAAAAGGCATCTCCTGATGACTCATCTCAGGATCTGGCTCCTTTAATTCTCTGTCAGACTGGCTGCCCCAAAAGCAATTGCTCCTACAGGGAAAGGAGCTGGGAGGGGGTTAGCGGGGAGCACCATCCTTCCAGATGGATCCCTTGGAAGCTGTGAAAGAggaatctgtcttttttttttttaagacttttcctTCAGTTGCGAAGCGAGTCTAATGGCTGAGCTCCTGCAGTTCTGCTTCAGAAATAGTTGTGACCCtatctcaccccacccccaggtaAAAAATGCTGCTGAAGCCACTGGAACCCTACCTTCAGGAAGCTATGGTAGAATTTAAAACCATTATTAGACCATTAGTAAGATGATTCTGTCACCATGAGGCCAGCCccagaaaagaaatagaatgaacCTTATAAAGTACAGATCAAGATTTCACAGGCCCTTCCCAGTTTGCTCAgtcagagcatcgtccagaaacaccaagcttgtgggtttgatcctaagtcagggcacatacgggaagcaacaaGTGAAGACACAACGAAgtgaacaacagatgaatgcctctcttccttcctttctctgtctctctaaaatcaatccataaaaaaaaatttcacatattTTGAGTGAGTGTTGAGACTCATAAAACTAAAGTAAAAGAAATTTGAAGATTTGTTTTGAAGACCTACAGATCTGACCCAGTTTGGTTTCCTGATTTAGAGATTCGGGCATGGTGGTAGCTGAGCCCAAATGTGAAAGGGAAATCTGATAAGATAATAACAGCAAAGCTGCTTACTATATGCCATTTCCCTTTCTCAGATGATAATGAAGATAGacgatagatagatgatagatagatagatagatagatagatagatagatagatagatagatagatagatgatagatagatgacagatagatgatagatagatagatagatagatagatagatagatagatagatagatagatgattgatagatgatgatagatagatagatagatagatagatagatagatagatagatagatagatgtattAGCTCATTCAATCCATGTACCAGTCCTATGagttaggtactattattatctccattttaaagagatagaaaattcaGGCACAGAGAGTTGAAGTGGATCACCAATACTCCCACTGTAAAGGGCAAAACTAGGTTGAAACAAAGCAGACTGAATCCAGTATGCTTACTCTTAATTCTTATACTATATTTGCAAACCCTCATGAGGATATCTCTGAACTCTCATATTTGAAAATAGTTGGGGAGTTTTTTCTTCTacatctgcattttttttctagccTTTTAGAAAGAAGGGGTTTGTGTTTAGAGATAAGTCTTAAGTTGAAGAGTGAGCAGATGGTGATAGAAAAAATGGGGGGTACTGGTCATGCCCTTGCTCCTTCTAGGTAGTAGAGCCACAGTGAAAGGATGGACTCAGCACACACACCCTGGCCCCATATGGCCTCACCTTTCTCAGCACAGATGATTGGATGAGTAAAAAACTCAATCTGAGTTGATTGCCAATATTAACACTCTTCTCTTCCAGAAAGATCTTCCCTTGAACTACTCTAAGTGAATGTTTGTTTCTTGTAGCCAAGGAATCATGGCTTATAGTGTGGAGGAAACACTATCAGGGAGATTTTGTTATAAGGAAGACATATCCTCAACTGTCACCCTGGGATCCATCTCTACTATCTTCCCCCACCCATACTTGGATGGATGTTATGCCAATCCAAGGCTGAACCTCATAAATTTGCTTTGGAAGGACTTATCTTACTATAACAGTTTATCACTGGTAGAACTTCCCTTGCTTTACACATTCTGGAAACCCAGAATGTTTGTAGGATCTTATAAGATGCTAGAACTAAAGAGGATATTGGAAGTCAAGTGTCTCAGGCTTTCCAATTTACAGGTGAACGGGCTGAAGTTTCCAAACAGAAAGATAGTGACTGGTTGGATTATTTCACTTGATTccacaactttttttaaaagaattattgaatttattgaggtaataatggttaataaaattatacaaggttcaggtgtacaactctacaatacatcatctacatactgtattgtatgttcaccacctcaagtcaagtctcccgtGACTTTTTAAGGCCAAGCTGGTTAACTGGCACTTTACTCAGCAGTCCTTTATTCCTCTGAAATACAGAAGAGGCCCCAAATACAAGATGAACAGATAATAAAGTGAATTCATCTTGCTTCAGTTCTAATTCTTTAAAATTCATGTCTGCCCTTCCTATCCCCCAAATTCTCTCAAGGATAAGCAGGCCTGAGACAAGTTTATTCCACTACTTCCTTTATAAATTCTCTCCATGCTTCTAGATTTAAACATCCTAGAATGATGGACATCCCAGAAGGAACTGAGAAATgcagcctttttgtttgtttgttttggtttggggttttgttttgttttttttgtatttttctgaagctggaaacggggaggcagtcagacagactcccgcatgccccaaccaggatccacccggcatgcccaccagggggcgatgttctgcccatctggggcatctctctgttgcatccagagccattctagtgcctgaggcagaggccaaggagccatccccagcgcccacgccatccttgctccaatggagcctcggctgcgggaggggaagagagagacagagagggaggagagggggaggggtggagaagcagatgggcgtctctcctgtgtgccctggccggaaatcgaacctgggacttccgcacgccaggccaatgctctaccactgagccaacaggccagggcccagcctaACTTTTTATATGTGTAGAGAATGAGATCCTAAAAGGggaatgtttttgttgttattgttgttgttttgttttcgtttttttgtatttttctgatgctggaaatggggaggcagtcagacagactccgcatgcgcccgaccgggatccacccggcacgcccaccagggggcgatgctctgcctctccgggaggtcgctctgtcacaaccagagccattctagcgcctggggcagaggccaaggagcaatccccagcacccgggccatcttttgctccaa is drawn from Saccopteryx leptura isolate mSacLep1 chromosome 1, mSacLep1_pri_phased_curated, whole genome shotgun sequence and contains these coding sequences:
- the LOC136388607 gene encoding olfactory receptor 9Q2-like; the protein is MAGMNHTVVTEFLLIVFTEHPERGLPLFLVFLSFYFVTLLGNVGMTILILKDRRLHTPMYFFLGHLSFVDMCYSSVTVPQLLAVLLDHGSVISQARCAAQFFLFTFFASIDCYLLAIMAYDRYVAVCQPLLYGSIMTQKALWSLVVGAYAAGFASAFVRTVTAFTLSFCGNNEIDFIFCDLPPLLKLTCGESFTQEVVIIAFAIFVMPACIVVISVSYLFIIVAIMQIRSAEGRVKTFSTCASHLIAVSLFFGTLIFMYLRDNSGQSFERDRVVSVLYTVVTPMLNPLIYSLRNKEVKAEIMREFAVPPKRAGSLR